GAGATGCGCCGGTCGCCGGTGACCTCGTTCTGCTGGAAGACCAGGCCCCGCGCCCACGAGCCCGGGAACGCACCGGAGTACCAATCGGACAGGAACCGGCGGTGCGCCACCGGGTCGAGGCCGACCGCGCGGGCGTCGTCGTCGGCGATCGCCCAGCCGATGTCGTCGTGGCAGCGGACGTAGGTGACCCACGCCGTGCTGGCCGGTGGCTGCGGGAGCTGCTGGAGCGCTCGGGTGGCGAGCCGGGTCTCGCGGGAGGCGAGCATCGACCACACCTGCACCATGAGCGAGTTGTGGTAGGCCAGGTCGCTGACCCGGCCGGCGTGCTCGCCCACGCCGAGGTAGGCCGGCAGGTCCGCCGGGCCGACGATCGCCTCGGCCTTGAACGCCACCGCCGGCGCGGCGATCCGCGCGACCGTCCGCAGCGCGCGGGTGAGCTCGTGGACCTCCGGCTGGTTCTGGCAGTCGGTGCCCAGCCGCTTCCAGAGGAAGGCGATCGCGTCGAGGCGGAAGACCTCCACCCCGAGGTTGGCGAGCGCGAGGATGATGTCGGCGAACTCGCACAGCACGTCGGGGTTCGACCAGTCGAGGTCCCACTGGTAGTCGTTGAACGTCGTCCAGACCCAGCCGTCGAGCTCGTCGTCCCAGCTGAAGCTGCCCGGGGCGAAGTCGGGGAACACCTCCGGCAGGGTCGCCTCGAAGGCGTCGGGCACCGTGCGGTCGGGGTGGACGTGGAAGTACGCCCGCCGGGCAGCGTCGCCCTCCCGGGCAGCGCGCGCCCACGCGTGCTCGCGGGCGACGTGGTTGAGCACCAGGTCGAGGCAGAGGCTGATCCCCTGCCCGCGCAGCACCGTCGCGAGGTGGCGCAGGTCCTCGACGTCGCCGAGGTCGGGCCGCACCGAGCGGTAGTCCATCACCGCGTAGCCGCCGTCGTTGGGCTCGGGCCGCGGCGTCAGCAGCGGCATGAGGTGGAGGTAGCCGACCCCGAGGTCGCGCAGGTAGGGGGCGCGCCCGGCCACGCCGCGCAGGGTGCCGCCGAACCGGTCGGCGTAGGCGGCGTAGCCGAGCATCGTGGGTCGCTGGAACCAGTCGGGCTCCCCCAGCCGCTGCTCGTCGAGCCGGAGCAGCTCCTCGGGGCGTACGTCGTGGGCGGCCCGCGCGATCGCGACCAGCCGGGACGTCACGGCGGGCGCGGCGTCGCGTCCGTAGACCCGGGCGAGCGTGCGGGCCAGGTCGGGCTGCCAGGTGGCCAGCCGGCTCTGGAACGCGGCGTCGTGCGGGTGGGTCGGCACGTCTGTCATGGCGGTGTCGTGGCACGGCGGCAGCGCGTGGCCCCCGCGTCGTGCGGGGGCCACGCGACCGCGACGCGTCAGTCGGACAGGCGCTCGCCGGTGTCGGTGTCGAAGACGTGCACGTGCTGCGGGTCGGTCGTGACGTGGAGCGTCTCGCCCTTCTGCGGGTGGTGGCGACCCGCGACCCGGACGATCACGTTGGAGGGCGTGCCCTCCACGTCGCACGTGCCGTAGACGAAGCTGTCGGCGCCGAGCTCCTCGACGACCGTGACCGTGACGGGCAGGCCGCCCTCCTCGGAGGTCACGAGGCGCCAGTTCTCGGGACGCACGCCGACCGTCACCCGACCGCTCATCTTGCGCTCCGCGGCCGGGTCGACCGGGACCTTGTAGCCCCCGACCTTCACCGTGCCGTCCTCGGCGGCGACGCCCTCGAGCAGGTTCATCTGCGGCGAGCCGATGAAGCCGGCGACGAACAGGTTGGCGGGCTTGTCGTAGAGCTTGAGCGGGGTGTCGACCTGCTGGAGGACACCGAGCTTCATCACCGCGACGCGGTCGCCCATGGTCATCGCCTCGACCTGGTCGTGGGTGACGTAGACGGTCGTGACGCCCAGGTCCTGCTGGAGGCGGGCGATGTCGGTGCGGGTGGCGACCCGCATCTTGGCGTCGAGGTTGGACAGCGGCTCGTCCATGCAGAAGACCTGCGGGGCGCGCACGATCGCGCGGCCCATCGCCACGCGCTGGCGCTGACCGCCGGAGAGCGCCTTGGGCTTGCGCTGGAGGAACTCGGTCAGCTGGAGGATCTCCGCGGCCTTGGCGACGCGCTCCTTGCGCTCGGCCGCCGGGACCTTGGCCATCTTGAGCGAGAACGCCATGTTCTCCTCGACCGTCATGTGCGGGTAGAGGGCGTAGTTCTGGAACACCATCGCGATGTCCCGGTCCTTCGGCGGGACGTTGGTGACCTCGCGGTCACCGATGTAGATGCTCCCGCTGTTGACCTCCTCGAGGCCCGCGAGCATCCGCAGGGTGGTCGACTTGCCGCAGCCGGAGGGCCCGACGAGGACCATGAACTCGCCGTCCTTGATCTCCAGGTCGATGCCGGGGACGGCGGGCTCGTCGGCCCCGGGATACCACCGCTGGGCCTTCTCGAACGTCACTGATGCCATTTTTCTGCTCCTTCACCGGCAGGTACGTGCCGGACGATCCGTGGTGGAAGGGTCCGCGACGCCCGTGAGGGGCGTCACACGGCGGCACCCTACCCGGTTCCGCCCCGGGCGTCTGTTACGGAACCGTGACCTAGACCAGCGTTGACGAAAGGGCAGAGCAAACGTTTACATCATTGCGTGATGCCGATCACACTTCTGGGTGGCCGGCACGCAGACTGACGAGCCGGGGCACCCATCCCGCCGTGGCCGCACCCAAGGAGAGGGAAACGTCGAATGAAGAACCAACGGACCCGAAAGGGACTGGCCACCATCGCGGTCATCGCCGTGTCGAGCCTCGGGCTCGCCGCGTGCGCTGACGACGGCGACGGCGGCAGCAACGAGGTCAGCGGCGACGCGCCCGGCGCCGGCCGGGCCGAGTGCGCCCAGCTCGAGCAGTTCGGTGACCTGACCGGCAAGGAGGTGAGCGTCTACACCTCGATCATCGCGCCCGAGGACGCCGTCCACAAGGAGTCCTACAAGGTCTTCGAGGAGTGCACCGGCGCCACCGTGGCCTACGAGGGCTCCTCGGAGTTCGAGGCCCAGCTCGTCGTGCGGGTCCAGGGCGGCAACGCCCCCGACATCGCCTACATCCCGCAGCCCGGCCTCCTCCAGACGCTGGTGCGCGACACCGACGCCGTCGTGGCGGCCCCCGACCCGGTGTCCGAGAACGTCGACGAGTTCTTCGGCGAGGACTGGAAGGCCTACGGCACGGTCGACGACACCTTCTACGCCGCTCCGCTCGGCGCCAACGTGAAGTCGTTCGTCTGGTACTCGCCGTCGATGTTCGAGGAGAACGGCTGGGAGGTCCCCCAGACCTGGGACGACATGGTCGCCCTCTCCGACGACATGGTCGACGCGGGCGTCGACCCGTGGTGCGCCGGCATCGAGTCCGGCGACGCGACCGGCTGGCCGACCACCGACTGGCTCGAGGACGTCGTCCTGCGTGACGCCGGCCCGGACGTCTACGACCAGTGGGTCAACCACGAGATCCCGTTCAACGACCCGGCCATCGTCGAGTCGCTCGACCGCGTCGGCGACATCCTGAAGAACGACGACTACGTCAACGGCGGCATCGGCGACGTGAAGTCGATCGCCACCACCGCGTTCCAGGAGGGCGGCCTGCCGATCCTCGACGGCGAGTGCGGCCTGCACCGCCAGGCGTCGTTCTACGCCGCGCAGTGGCCCGAGGGCACCGACGTGTCCGAGACCGGCGACGTCTTCGCCTTCTACCTGCCCACGACCAGCGACGAGTTCGGCACCCCCGTCCTCGGCGGTGGCGAGTTCGTGGCGGCGTTCTCGGACCGCCCGGAGGTCCAGGCGTTCCAGACCTACCTGTCCTCGGACGTGTGGGCCAACGAGAAGGCCATCGCGACCCCCGGCGGATGGGTGAGCGCCAACACCGGCCTCGACATCGCCAACCTCAAGAGCCCGATCGACAAGCTCTCCGCGGAGATCCTCCAGGACCCCGAGGCGGTCTTCCGCTTCGACGGCTCGGACCAGATGCCCGGAGCCGTGGGCGCCGGCTCGTTCTGGTCGGAGATGACCAACTGGATCACGGGTGCGGACACCCAGACGACCCTCGACAACATCGAGGACTCCTGGCCGAGCTGACCAGGTGAGCGGGGCGCCCGGGTGACACACCCGGGCGCCCCGTTCTCCCTCCCCCCGACCGAGGAGGTCCGGATGTCATCCACCGACAAGCTCGTCCAGATGGTCATCGCCGTGGTGCTGTTCTTCGCGGTGATGGGCGTGATCTTGATCCTCACCACCAAGCTGCGCTCGCGCACCGGCGAGAAGGTGCAGGCGGCGGCCTTCATCGCGCCGTCGCTGCTGCTCATCGCGATCGGGCTGCTCTACCCCGCACTGCGCACGATCTACCAGTCGTTCTTCGGCTCCGCCTACGAGCCGCTCGTCGGCTCCGAGGGCGGCACCTTCAACGGGCTGGACAACTACCGCCAGATCTTCACCAACGACGACCTGCTGCAGGTGCTCCAGAACACCGCCGTGTGGGTGGTGCTCACCCCGCTCCTCGCCACCGGCATCGGCCTCGTCTACGCCGTGCTCATCGACCGCTCCCGCTTCGAGAAGGTCGCAAAGGCCCTGATCTTCCTGCCGATGGCGATCTCGCTCGTCGGCGCGTCGATCATCTGGAAGTTCGTCTACGACTACAAGGGCAGCGACCAGTCCCAGCTCGGCGTCCTCAACGGCCTGCTCAAGGCCGCCGGCTTCGACACCTACCGCTTCCTGCTGACCGAGCCGTGGAACACGCTGTTCCTCATCGTGATCATCGTGTGGGTCCAGGCGGGCTTCGCGATGACCATCCTCTCGGCGGCCATCAAGGCGATCCCCGACGACATCATCGAGGCCGCGCGCCTCGACGGGGTCAACGGGCTCAAGCTCTTCCGCTACATCACGGTCCCCAGCATCCGCCCGTCCCTGATCGTCGTGCTGACGACCATCAGCATCACCACGCTGAAGGTCTTCGACATCGTCCGCACCGCGACGGGCGGCCAGTTCGGCACCAGCGTGCTCGCCTACGAGTTCTACGTGCAGAGCTTCCGGTCGTTCAACTTCGGGCTCGGTGCGGCGCTCGCCACGCTGATCTTCGTCCTCGTGACGCCGATCGTCGTCTACAACATCCGCCAGATGCGTCGCCTGGAGGCACGATGACCACCACGACACCCCCGGCCCCCGTCGCCGGCGTGACCGCGGCACCCCGCAAGAGCGCCAGCTCGGCGGCCCGCGAGGGCCTCACCGGCCGCTGGGCCTCGGCCGCCGCCATCGTGATCGCGGTCCTGTGGACGCTGCCCACGTTCGGCCTGTTCATCTCGTCCTTCCGTCCCGAGTCCGAGGTCAAGACCAACGGCTGGTGGAACGTCTTCACCGACCCCCAGCTCACCCTCGACTCCTACAAGCAGGTGATCAACGGCGCGGACATCGACCTCGCCACCTACCTGATCAACTCGGTGGTCATCACCATCCCGTCGGTGCTGATCCCGATCAGCCTCGCCGTGATGGCGGCCTACGCCTTCGCCTGGATCCCGTTCCGGGGACGCGACACGCTCTTCGTGGCGGTCTTCGCCCTGCAGATCGTGCCGATCCAGGTGACGATGATCCCGCTGCTGCGGCTCTACGTGGACCCGCCCTTCAACCTGATGCCGCTCTCGGGCAACGACGCCCCGGGCGGCGGCTTCTACACGGTCTGGCTGTCCCACACGATCTTCGCCCTGCCGCTGGCGATCTTCCTGCTGCACAACTTCATGCGGGAGATCCCGGGCGAGCTGATCGAGTCGGCCCGCGTGGACGGCGCCGGGCACGTGCAGATCTTCTCCAAGATCATGCTGCCCCTGATGACTCCGGCGATCGCCGCGTTCGGCATCTTCCAGTTCCTCTGGGTCTGGAACGACCTCCTGGTCGCGCTGGTGTTCGCCGGCGGCAACCCGTCCGTCTCACCCCTGACCGTCAGGCTCGCCGCACTGGCCGGCCAGAGGGGCGAGGACTGGCACCTGCTCTCCGCGGGCGCCTTCGTCTCCCTCGTGGTCCCGCTGGTCGTGTTCTTGTCGCTGCAGCGCTACTTCGTGCGCGGACTGCTCGCCGGGAGCGTCAAGGGGTGACCAGCCCGGCAGCGCCCGCACGGCCCCGTGCGGGCGCTGCCCGGTCGGCGAACCAGTGGTACGACGCCTTCGGCGTCCGGGTCAGCAGCGGAGAGGAGCGGTCCACGTGGACCAGACCGAAGGTCTTGGCGTAGCCCTCGGCCCACTCGACGTTGTCCATGAGGGTCCAGGCGAAGGAGCCGTGCACGGCACCTGGCCGGGCTCCGGCCACGTCGCCGCTGTGGTGACGCCCCGGAGGTCGGGGCGATGACCGAGACCCCCGAGGGACGCGGCCACGTCAACATGGCCGACGTCGCGGAGCGAGCCGGCGTGTCGATCGCGACCGTGTCGCGGGCGCTGCGCGGGCTGCCGGGCGTGAGCGCCCGGACGCGCAGCCGGGTGCTGTCGACCGTGGCGGAGCTCGACTACGTCGTCTCCCCCGCCGCGTCGTCCCTGCGCGGCGCGACCCGCCGGGTCGCGGTCGTGCTCCCGCGGCTCGACAGCTGGTTCTCCTCCACCATGCTCGCGACCGTCGAGGCGGGGCTGCGCCAGGCCGACCTCGATGTGCTGCTCTACCAGGTCGGCACCGAGGAGAAGCGCACCCACTTCTTCCGCGACCTGCCCACCCGGCGCAAGGTCGACGCGGTCGTCCTGATCACGCTCCCGATCCGGCCTGAGGAGGAGGAGCGGCTGGACCTGATGGGTGTGGAGGTCGTGGTCGCGGGGTTCCGGCTGCGCGACTTCCCCTCGGTGAGCGTCGACGACGTCGCCATCGCGGTCGCCGCGGTGGAGCACCTCCTCGACCTCGGCCACACCCGCATCGGGATGATCCGCACCAGCGACACCGACGGCGCGCGGTGGGCGAGCGACCTGCACCGGCGCACCGGGTACCTCCAGGCGCTCACCGGCCACGGCATCGACCACGACCCCGCCCTGCTCGTCACCGCTCCCTACGGGGTGGACGCCGGCGCCGTCGGCATGGAGCGGCTGCTGTCGCTCGACGACCCTCCGACGGCGGTGTTC
Above is a genomic segment from Nocardioides okcheonensis containing:
- a CDS encoding carbohydrate ABC transporter permease; translation: MSSTDKLVQMVIAVVLFFAVMGVILILTTKLRSRTGEKVQAAAFIAPSLLLIAIGLLYPALRTIYQSFFGSAYEPLVGSEGGTFNGLDNYRQIFTNDDLLQVLQNTAVWVVLTPLLATGIGLVYAVLIDRSRFEKVAKALIFLPMAISLVGASIIWKFVYDYKGSDQSQLGVLNGLLKAAGFDTYRFLLTEPWNTLFLIVIIVWVQAGFAMTILSAAIKAIPDDIIEAARLDGVNGLKLFRYITVPSIRPSLIVVLTTISITTLKVFDIVRTATGGQFGTSVLAYEFYVQSFRSFNFGLGAALATLIFVLVTPIVVYNIRQMRRLEAR
- a CDS encoding ABC transporter ATP-binding protein, with amino-acid sequence MASVTFEKAQRWYPGADEPAVPGIDLEIKDGEFMVLVGPSGCGKSTTLRMLAGLEEVNSGSIYIGDREVTNVPPKDRDIAMVFQNYALYPHMTVEENMAFSLKMAKVPAAERKERVAKAAEILQLTEFLQRKPKALSGGQRQRVAMGRAIVRAPQVFCMDEPLSNLDAKMRVATRTDIARLQQDLGVTTVYVTHDQVEAMTMGDRVAVMKLGVLQQVDTPLKLYDKPANLFVAGFIGSPQMNLLEGVAAEDGTVKVGGYKVPVDPAAERKMSGRVTVGVRPENWRLVTSEEGGLPVTVTVVEELGADSFVYGTCDVEGTPSNVIVRVAGRHHPQKGETLHVTTDPQHVHVFDTDTGERLSD
- a CDS encoding LacI family DNA-binding transcriptional regulator; translated protein: MTETPEGRGHVNMADVAERAGVSIATVSRALRGLPGVSARTRSRVLSTVAELDYVVSPAASSLRGATRRVAVVLPRLDSWFSSTMLATVEAGLRQADLDVLLYQVGTEEKRTHFFRDLPTRRKVDAVVLITLPIRPEEEERLDLMGVEVVVAGFRLRDFPSVSVDDVAIAVAAVEHLLDLGHTRIGMIRTSDTDGARWASDLHRRTGYLQALTGHGIDHDPALLVTAPYGVDAGAVGMERLLSLDDPPTAVFCYSDDIAVAAATAARRRGLRVPEDLSLVGVDGNGLGELFDLTTVDQHVVDQARAASRMVLDLLSGREPEETRLTLPTDLVVRGSTGPAPVRAGAGRRSRQ
- a CDS encoding carbohydrate ABC transporter permease → MTTTTPPAPVAGVTAAPRKSASSAAREGLTGRWASAAAIVIAVLWTLPTFGLFISSFRPESEVKTNGWWNVFTDPQLTLDSYKQVINGADIDLATYLINSVVITIPSVLIPISLAVMAAYAFAWIPFRGRDTLFVAVFALQIVPIQVTMIPLLRLYVDPPFNLMPLSGNDAPGGGFYTVWLSHTIFALPLAIFLLHNFMREIPGELIESARVDGAGHVQIFSKIMLPLMTPAIAAFGIFQFLWVWNDLLVALVFAGGNPSVSPLTVRLAALAGQRGEDWHLLSAGAFVSLVVPLVVFLSLQRYFVRGLLAGSVKG
- a CDS encoding family 1 glycosylhydrolase, with protein sequence MAGARPGAVHGSFAWTLMDNVEWAEGYAKTFGLVHVDRSSPLLTRTPKASYHWFADRAAPARGRAGAAGLVTP
- a CDS encoding alpha-amylase family protein, translated to MTDVPTHPHDAAFQSRLATWQPDLARTLARVYGRDAAPAVTSRLVAIARAAHDVRPEELLRLDEQRLGEPDWFQRPTMLGYAAYADRFGGTLRGVAGRAPYLRDLGVGYLHLMPLLTPRPEPNDGGYAVMDYRSVRPDLGDVEDLRHLATVLRGQGISLCLDLVLNHVAREHAWARAAREGDAARRAYFHVHPDRTVPDAFEATLPEVFPDFAPGSFSWDDELDGWVWTTFNDYQWDLDWSNPDVLCEFADIILALANLGVEVFRLDAIAFLWKRLGTDCQNQPEVHELTRALRTVARIAAPAVAFKAEAIVGPADLPAYLGVGEHAGRVSDLAYHNSLMVQVWSMLASRETRLATRALQQLPQPPASTAWVTYVRCHDDIGWAIADDDARAVGLDPVAHRRFLSDWYSGAFPGSWARGLVFQQNEVTGDRRISGSLASLAGLEAGDPGAPARILLAHAIVLSYGGLPVIWMGDELGLLNDEGWADDPDHAADNRWVHRPAMPWPVVGEGADPHGITAGLRHLVDVRRGLPHLHAAVPTEVWDPRDHRVLLVVRRHPDGPLLAAHNVTDEEAWVAGDVLDWLGLRGPGLLDALTGAAPEVRDGAVRLGPYASAWLHDGG
- a CDS encoding ABC transporter substrate-binding protein, with product MKNQRTRKGLATIAVIAVSSLGLAACADDGDGGSNEVSGDAPGAGRAECAQLEQFGDLTGKEVSVYTSIIAPEDAVHKESYKVFEECTGATVAYEGSSEFEAQLVVRVQGGNAPDIAYIPQPGLLQTLVRDTDAVVAAPDPVSENVDEFFGEDWKAYGTVDDTFYAAPLGANVKSFVWYSPSMFEENGWEVPQTWDDMVALSDDMVDAGVDPWCAGIESGDATGWPTTDWLEDVVLRDAGPDVYDQWVNHEIPFNDPAIVESLDRVGDILKNDDYVNGGIGDVKSIATTAFQEGGLPILDGECGLHRQASFYAAQWPEGTDVSETGDVFAFYLPTTSDEFGTPVLGGGEFVAAFSDRPEVQAFQTYLSSDVWANEKAIATPGGWVSANTGLDIANLKSPIDKLSAEILQDPEAVFRFDGSDQMPGAVGAGSFWSEMTNWITGADTQTTLDNIEDSWPS